One region of Pagrus major chromosome 5, Pma_NU_1.0 genomic DNA includes:
- the tedc1 gene encoding tubulin epsilon and delta complex protein 1 gives MQRSKAAVSVEVKQVIGALCRLLAATGLEAVPTPDIFRLAKFGGGPEVEDQFWQLLANVLQTANIVSCEASAQLGGASEHRKLVAAGLWQTSYHADWMYGRKGGEGGRLSSRDLLMALGWLLAIGTLEKLLTQRVQQLDNSLLTSMLVNPQLSKELQLDPASLKKLQWLIGCLRHQGRTLLSIQEERTGLLHSVLFAIFSSLGSSDQSSTVLKEDCVCMCQLCDLLEAYVNWRQVEKVFWTWMDSVVDCHLMDTVVEKSKKAADGSARVCHHRIWGLEKLEDMLLRLPTGQKGQRRGRGDAENRGEGGGRLQGGLDTSSFPPLLSSLPSLPSIPQVYRARLLTERSVKLRNHPAERLHGRAKAPDRLSSSQATQLLLQTEALLLDRRDRQRFDNRMQLQEMVCRLDELVLIPP, from the exons ATGCAGCGCAGTAAAGCCGCGGTGAGTGTGGAAGTAAAGCAAGTCATCGGAGCTCTGTGCAGACTACTCGCGGCTACTGGCCTGGAAGCTGTCCCCACACCGGATATATTCAGGCTGGCTAAATTTGGTGGTGGGCCCGAGGTG GAGGATCAGTTTTGGCAGCTCCTTGCCAATGTCCTTCAGACAGCTAACATAGTTTCCTGTGAAGCTAGTGCACAGCTAGGAGGAG CCTCAGAGCACAGGAAGCTGGTAGCTGCAGGCCTCTGGCAGACTAGCTACCATGCTGACTGGATGTatgggaggaagggaggagaaggagggagattGTCTAGCAGAGACCTCCTCATGGCGCTGGGCTGGCTGCTCGCTATAGGAACACTGGAGAAACTGCTGACACAGAGAGTACAGCAATTGGACAATTCACTCCTCACATCGATGCTG GTGAACCCACAACTTTCCAAAGAGCTCCAGTTAGACCCAGCATCTCTGAAGAAACTTCAGTGGCTCATTGGCTGTCTCAGGCACCAGGGGCGGACGCTGCTGTCCATTCAAGAAGAGCGAACTGGCCTGCTGCATTCT GTTTTATTTGCCATTTTCTCCTCCCTTGGATCCTCTGACCAAAGCTCAACAGTGCTGAAGGAG gactgtgtatgtatgtgtcagCTCTGTGACCTCCTAGAAGCATATGTGAACTGGAGACAGGTAGAGAAAGTCTTCTGGACCTGGATG gacAGTGTGGTGGACTGCCATCTGATGGATACTGTTGTCGAGAAGTCTAAGAAAGCTGCTGATGGCAGTGCAAGAGTGTGTCACCACAGAATCTGGGGGCTTGAGAAATTGGAGGACATGCTGTTGAGACTGCCCACAGGACAG aaaggacagaggagaggcagaggggatgctgagaacagaggagaaggaggagggaggttgCAGGGAGGACTGGacacctcctccttccctcctcttctctcctccctcccgtCCCTGCCCTCCATCCCTCAGGTCTACAGAGCCAGGCTCCTGACTGAGAGGTCAGTCAAACTCAGGAACCACCCAGCAGAGAGGCTCCACGGCAGGGCTAAGGCTCCTGATAGGCTTTCATCATCTCAGGCCACACAGCTGCTCCTTCAAACAGAGGCTCTGCTGCTGGACAGGAGGGACAGGCAGAGATTCGACAATAGGATGCAGCTGCAAGAGATGGTTTGCAGGCTGGATGAACTGGTGTTGATACCACCGTAG